The following are from one region of the Bradyrhizobium sediminis genome:
- a CDS encoding YifB family Mg chelatase-like AAA ATPase: MVQRVSTVAFEGIEARSVDVQVQVAPGLPAFAIVGLPDKAVSEARERVRSALIASGLALPARRITVNLAPADLPKEGSHYDLPIALGLMAAIGAIPPDALSGFTVLGELGLDGSIAPVAGVLPAAIGANGRDEGLICPAACGAEAAWASPDIQIVAANSLIQIANHFRGTQVLSRPQPKVHAPEANLLDLRDIKGQESAKRALEIAAAGGHHLLMIGAPGAGKSMLAARLPSILPPLSPSELLEVSMIASVAGEIRDGALTARRPFRSPHHSASMAALTGGGMRAKPGEISLAHQGVLFLDELPEFDARVLDSLRQPLENGEVSVSRANHRVTYPARFMLVAAMNPCRCGHAYEPGYSCKRGRIDRCTSDYQARISGPLMDRIDLRIEVPAVTAADLILPPPAEGSAEVAARVAAARDIQLARYAAAGLPQVRTNAEAPASVLEEIAQPDAQGMKLLRDASETMRLSARGYHRVLRVARTLADLDGSDKIGRLHLAEALSYRALAEDVRNAA; the protein is encoded by the coding sequence ATGGTCCAGCGGGTTTCTACCGTAGCCTTTGAGGGCATCGAGGCCCGCAGCGTCGACGTGCAGGTGCAGGTCGCGCCGGGGCTGCCTGCATTCGCCATCGTCGGCCTGCCCGACAAGGCGGTCTCCGAGGCGCGCGAGCGGGTGCGCTCGGCGCTGATCGCTTCGGGGCTGGCGCTGCCGGCGCGCCGCATCACCGTCAATCTCGCGCCCGCCGACCTGCCGAAGGAAGGCAGCCATTACGACCTGCCGATCGCGCTCGGGCTGATGGCCGCCATCGGCGCGATTCCGCCGGACGCGCTTTCAGGCTTCACCGTGCTTGGCGAACTCGGCCTCGACGGATCGATCGCGCCGGTGGCGGGCGTGTTGCCCGCGGCGATCGGCGCCAATGGGCGCGACGAAGGCCTGATCTGCCCGGCGGCCTGCGGCGCCGAAGCGGCCTGGGCGAGCCCGGACATCCAGATCGTGGCGGCGAATTCGCTGATCCAGATCGCCAACCATTTCAGGGGCACGCAGGTGTTGTCGCGGCCGCAGCCGAAGGTGCACGCGCCGGAGGCGAACCTGCTCGACCTGCGCGACATCAAGGGCCAGGAGAGCGCCAAGCGCGCGCTCGAGATCGCGGCGGCCGGCGGACATCATTTGCTGATGATCGGCGCGCCCGGCGCTGGCAAATCGATGCTCGCCGCACGGCTGCCCTCGATCCTGCCGCCGCTGTCGCCGTCCGAGCTGCTCGAAGTCTCCATGATCGCTTCCGTCGCCGGCGAAATCCGCGACGGCGCGCTGACCGCGCGGCGGCCGTTCCGCAGCCCGCATCATTCCGCCAGCATGGCGGCGCTGACCGGCGGCGGCATGCGCGCCAAACCCGGCGAGATCTCGCTGGCGCATCAGGGCGTGCTGTTCCTCGACGAATTGCCGGAGTTCGACGCCCGCGTGCTGGACTCGCTGCGCCAGCCGCTGGAGAACGGCGAAGTCTCGGTGTCCCGCGCCAATCATCGCGTCACCTACCCGGCGCGCTTCATGCTGGTCGCCGCCATGAACCCGTGCCGCTGCGGCCATGCCTATGAGCCCGGCTATTCCTGCAAGCGCGGCCGCATCGACCGCTGCACCTCCGATTATCAGGCGCGCATTTCCGGCCCGCTGATGGATCGCATCGACCTGCGAATCGAAGTCCCCGCGGTCACCGCCGCCGACCTGATCCTGCCGCCGCCGGCGGAAGGCTCCGCGGAAGTCGCCGCGCGCGTCGCCGCGGCGCGCGACATCCAGCTCGCGCGTTACGCCGCCGCCGGATTGCCGCAGGTCCGCACCAATGCGGAAGCGCCGGCCTCGGTGCTGGAAGAGATCGCGCAGCCGGATGCGCAGGGAATGAAACTGCTGCGCGATGCCTCGGAGACCATGCGGCTGTCGGCGCGCGGCTATCACCGCGTGCTGCGCGTCGCCCGCACGCTGGCCGACCTCGACGGGTCAGACAAAATCGGCCGGCTGCATCTGGCCGAAGCCTTGTCCTATCGCGCGCTGGCCGAGGACGTACGCAACGCGGCGTGA
- a CDS encoding IS110 family transposase, protein MEQIIRIGMDTSKHIFQLHGVDATERPVLRRRLGRAQMVAFFTKQPPTVIGIEACGAAHYWARELGKLGHEVKLIAPQHVKPYVRRNKNDGRDAEGLCEAMGRPTMRFVPVKTAEQQAALMLAGLREQMVARRTQLSNMIRGYAAEFGLAVAKGLDKIEPLLAGIAQDDSVPALARESFAVQGREYAQLQGELKAIEARLRAWHRGNADSRRLAKIPGVGPIGATALVMKTPDPRAFSSGRHFAAWLGLTPKDHSTAGKTRLGKITRAGDERLRSVLVAGATAVIQQAKYGRGHPSPWLIALLKRKPPKLAAVALANKIARIAWKLMVTGDNYDGARMSEASASAA, encoded by the coding sequence GTGGAACAGATTATCCGAATTGGCATGGATACGTCGAAGCATATTTTCCAGCTGCATGGGGTTGATGCGACCGAACGGCCGGTGTTGCGCAGGCGGCTCGGCCGGGCGCAAATGGTGGCATTTTTTACCAAGCAGCCGCCGACCGTGATCGGGATCGAGGCCTGCGGTGCGGCGCATTATTGGGCGCGCGAGCTTGGCAAGCTCGGCCACGAGGTGAAGCTGATCGCGCCGCAACACGTGAAGCCTTACGTCAGGCGGAACAAGAACGACGGGCGAGATGCCGAGGGGCTGTGTGAAGCGATGGGCCGACCGACGATGCGGTTTGTGCCAGTGAAGACGGCCGAGCAGCAGGCAGCTTTGATGCTGGCAGGTCTCCGCGAGCAGATGGTCGCCCGTCGCACCCAGCTCAGCAATATGATCCGGGGCTATGCGGCAGAGTTCGGCCTTGCGGTGGCCAAGGGCCTCGACAAGATCGAACCGCTTTTAGCTGGCATCGCGCAAGATGACAGCGTGCCGGCGCTGGCGCGCGAGTCGTTTGCGGTCCAGGGCCGCGAGTACGCGCAGTTGCAGGGAGAGTTGAAGGCAATCGAAGCCAGGCTGAGGGCCTGGCACCGCGGCAATGCCGATAGCCGGCGCTTGGCGAAGATTCCAGGAGTCGGGCCGATCGGCGCCACGGCGCTGGTGATGAAGACGCCTGATCCGCGTGCCTTCTCCTCGGGCCGGCATTTTGCGGCCTGGCTCGGACTGACCCCGAAAGACCACTCCACTGCCGGCAAAACCCGGCTCGGCAAGATCACCCGTGCCGGCGATGAGAGGTTGCGCAGCGTGCTGGTGGCAGGAGCGACCGCCGTGATTCAGCAGGCGAAGTACGGCCGTGGCCATCCATCGCCCTGGCTGATCGCTTTGCTCAAGCGCAAGCCGCCAAAACTCGCGGCGGTGGCGCTCGCCAACAAGATTGCCCGCATCGCCTGGAAACTGATGGTTACGGGGGATAATTACGACGGCGCGCGGATGTCTGAGGCATCGGCGTCAGCCGCCTAA